In a single window of the Sediminicoccus sp. KRV36 genome:
- the eno gene encoding phosphopyruvate hydratase, with amino-acid sequence MPAIADIIAREVLDSRGNPTVEAEVVLDDGSRGRAIVPSGASTGAHEAVELRDGDKSRYGGKGVTKAVANVEGEIFDAIGGLNAADQVKIDQMMIELDGTPNKSRLGANAMLAVSLATAKAAAQAHGLPLYRYVGGAYARTLPVPMMNIINGGQHADNPIDIQEFMVMPVAAGTIADAVRVGSEIFAALKKQLHDAGHNTNVGDEGGFAPNIGSADEALAFIAKACEAAGHRVGEDVMFALDCAATEFHHDGKYVMEGEGKTLDAGGMVDYLAALCAKWPIISIEDGMSEDDWAGWKLLTERLGGKIQLVGDDLFVTNPERLAMGIERATANSILVKVNQIGTLTETLEAVEMAHRAGYTAVMSHRSGETEDFTIADLAVATNCGQIKTGSLSRSDRLAKYNQLIRIEQDLGPAARYAGRTILKR; translated from the coding sequence ATGCCCGCCATTGCCGACATCATCGCCCGTGAAGTGCTGGACAGCCGGGGCAACCCGACCGTGGAGGCGGAGGTGGTGCTGGATGACGGCAGCCGCGGCCGCGCGATCGTCCCCTCCGGCGCCTCGACCGGCGCGCATGAAGCGGTGGAGCTGCGCGATGGCGACAAGTCCCGCTATGGCGGCAAGGGCGTCACCAAGGCCGTGGCGAATGTCGAGGGCGAAATCTTCGACGCGATTGGCGGGCTGAACGCCGCCGACCAGGTCAAGATCGACCAGATGATGATCGAGTTGGACGGCACGCCCAATAAATCCCGCCTCGGCGCCAATGCCATGCTGGCCGTTAGCCTCGCCACCGCCAAGGCGGCGGCCCAGGCGCATGGCCTGCCGCTGTATCGCTATGTGGGCGGCGCCTATGCGCGCACGCTGCCGGTGCCGATGATGAACATCATCAATGGCGGCCAGCACGCCGACAACCCGATTGATATCCAGGAATTCATGGTGATGCCGGTGGCTGCCGGCACCATCGCCGATGCGGTCCGCGTCGGCTCAGAGATTTTCGCGGCCCTCAAGAAGCAGCTGCATGATGCCGGCCACAACACCAATGTCGGCGATGAGGGCGGCTTCGCCCCGAATATCGGCAGCGCGGACGAGGCACTGGCCTTCATCGCCAAAGCTTGCGAGGCGGCCGGTCACCGTGTGGGCGAGGATGTGATGTTCGCGCTCGATTGCGCTGCCACCGAGTTCCACCACGACGGCAAATACGTGATGGAAGGCGAGGGCAAGACGCTGGATGCCGGCGGCATGGTGGATTACCTCGCCGCACTTTGCGCCAAGTGGCCGATCATCTCCATCGAGGATGGCATGTCCGAGGATGACTGGGCCGGCTGGAAGCTGCTGACCGAGCGGCTGGGCGGCAAGATCCAGCTGGTGGGCGATGATCTTTTCGTCACCAACCCCGAGCGCCTGGCCATGGGCATTGAGCGCGCCACGGCCAATTCCATCCTGGTAAAGGTCAACCAGATCGGCACGCTGACCGAGACGCTGGAAGCGGTCGAGATGGCGCATCGCGCAGGCTACACGGCGGTGATGAGCCACCGCTCCGGCGAGACGGAGGATTTCACCATCGCCGATCTCGCCGTCGCCACCAATTGCGGGCAGATCAAGACCGGCTCGCTCAGCCGCTCTGACCGGCTGGCCAAGTACAACCAGCTGATCCGCATCGAGCAGGATCTGGGGCCCGCGGCGCGCTATGCGGGGCGGACGATTTTGAAGCGCTGA
- a CDS encoding DUF3253 domain-containing protein — protein MTQIPPLEAIEAEILRRVAATEKSICPSEVARGMAPERWQPLMGAVRKAAARLSTSGQLDILRKGKPIAPEAIHGVIRLRRPLPDALPSPGGDAE, from the coding sequence ATGACCCAGATTCCTCCGCTTGAAGCCATCGAAGCCGAAATCCTGCGCCGCGTCGCCGCGACCGAGAAATCCATCTGCCCCTCAGAGGTCGCGCGCGGCATGGCGCCCGAGCGCTGGCAGCCGCTGATGGGCGCGGTGCGCAAGGCGGCGGCACGGCTTTCCACCAGCGGCCAGCTCGATATCCTGCGCAAGGGCAAGCCTATCGCGCCCGAGGCGATCCATGGCGTGATCCGCCTGCGCCGCCCCTTGCCCGATGCCCTGCCCAGCCCCGGGGGAGACGCCGAATGA
- a CDS encoding DUF1499 domain-containing protein — MTSIAALIGRGPKGLGTPAPIEFASLVQPSSPNTCLAAPAGHPGPKQVTAPILPGSPEEVFTALLRVAEGFPRTWRIAAWPERRQAQWVERSALVNYPDIITAECVATPAGTSLFLYSRSLFGYSDLGVNGKRVARWLAALAAALPAAALPVVASPVAAAPLSPLAAQVQDAAPGQHVLLAWDDPLEMPEIALRAIAAGAASVQAMTPERPEQADQRLAEAGIRLGLSTEAEALLAARPAARDPLPPPLHADPGAWRAWWMRGSLDAPDLRERLPQTDLVVDGADLARLDGDPPRRLAGLRATGARRLILRSSLVPMTSALSALGLGPWHAGELTAESSAALDAALQSVGISLPQFAAFPERLTREAALAAGLADPWWWFISEAGLDRWLAEAGWRVEGRRMLGASVVVTAAC; from the coding sequence ATGACCTCCATCGCAGCGCTGATCGGACGCGGCCCCAAGGGCCTGGGCACGCCCGCGCCGATCGAATTCGCCTCGCTCGTTCAGCCTTCCTCGCCCAATACCTGCCTGGCCGCGCCGGCGGGCCATCCCGGTCCGAAGCAGGTCACGGCGCCGATCCTGCCCGGCAGCCCGGAGGAGGTCTTCACGGCCCTGCTGCGCGTGGCGGAAGGCTTCCCGCGCACATGGCGCATCGCCGCCTGGCCGGAGCGGCGGCAGGCGCAATGGGTGGAGCGCTCGGCGCTGGTGAACTACCCCGACATCATCACGGCCGAATGCGTGGCGACACCCGCTGGCACCAGCCTGTTCCTCTACTCGCGCAGCCTGTTCGGCTATTCCGATCTCGGTGTGAACGGCAAGCGGGTGGCGCGCTGGCTGGCAGCCCTGGCGGCGGCGCTGCCCGCGGCCGCCCTACCAGTTGTTGCATCGCCTGTGGCCGCAGCCCCCCTGAGCCCCCTGGCCGCCCAGGTTCAGGACGCGGCGCCGGGCCAGCATGTGCTGCTCGCCTGGGATGATCCGTTGGAGATGCCGGAGATCGCGCTGCGCGCCATCGCGGCCGGTGCCGCCTCGGTCCAGGCCATGACGCCCGAGCGCCCGGAGCAGGCGGATCAACGCCTCGCCGAAGCCGGCATCCGCCTCGGCCTGTCCACCGAGGCCGAGGCGCTTCTCGCCGCCCGGCCAGCGGCGCGGGACCCGCTGCCGCCGCCGCTGCATGCCGACCCCGGCGCCTGGCGCGCCTGGTGGATGCGCGGCAGCCTCGATGCCCCGGATCTGCGCGAACGCCTGCCCCAGACCGACCTGGTGGTGGATGGCGCCGATCTCGCGCGGCTGGATGGAGACCCGCCGCGGCGCCTGGCCGGGCTGCGGGCCACCGGGGCGCGGCGGCTGATCCTGCGCAGCAGCCTCGTGCCGATGACGTCGGCACTCTCGGCGCTTGGTCTTGGCCCTTGGCATGCCGGCGAACTCACCGCGGAGAGCAGCGCGGCGCTGGATGCCGCGCTGCAATCGGTGGGCATCAGCCTGCCGCAATTCGCGGCCTTTCCCGAACGGCTGACGCGGGAGGCGGCCCTGGCCGCGGGCCTCGCCGACCCCTGGTGGTGGTTCATCAGCGAAGCCGGGCTGGACCGGTGGCTCGCGGAAGCCGGCTGGCGGGTCGAAGGGCGCAGGATGCTCGGCGCCAGTGTGGTCGTCACGGCCGCCTGCTGA
- a CDS encoding ABC transporter ATP-binding protein/permease produces the protein MKAIREALSLALPYWRSEDRWAARGLLGVVVTLNLALVAMSVILSYWNREFFNALEARDAEAFSALLFTWHATDSGLMPGFVWIAGVYIVIAVYAIYLRQALQIRWRRWTTESLLTAWLTDRAYYRLSLTGPFQAQWGADNPDQRLSEDAKLFVDETLTLGLGLMRSVVTLFSFLLVLWALSGPATILGITIPGYMVWVAILYATLGTWLAHLIGRRLTRLNFNQQKVEADFRYALVRFRDSTEGVALHRGEAEERHTLVARFRALMENWWALMVATKRLTFFTAGYSQVASVFPFVVAAPAFFAGRIPLGGLTQTAQAFGEVQGALSWIVDNYANLTEWRATVTRLIGFRDALEAARIAAHEGDGMREATGEAGRLSLRGLHLRLPDGRVLLNEAALELRAGERVLLTGASGSGKSTLFRALAGIWPFGTGQLRTPQGETALFLPQRPYLPLGTLRRVLCYPAPADGFSDADIMAALADAGLSHLAPKLDTEEAWSQLLSGGEQQRVALARALLLKPAWLFLDEATASLDPAAERGLYETLAARLPGAMIFSIAHRPAVAEYHSRHITLRDGALLE, from the coding sequence ATGAAAGCCATCCGTGAGGCACTCTCCCTTGCCCTGCCCTATTGGCGCAGCGAGGACCGCTGGGCGGCGCGTGGCCTGCTGGGCGTGGTTGTCACGCTCAACCTCGCGCTGGTCGCGATGTCCGTGATCCTGTCCTACTGGAATCGCGAATTCTTCAATGCGCTGGAAGCCCGCGACGCGGAGGCCTTCTCGGCCCTGCTGTTTACCTGGCACGCCACCGATAGCGGGCTGATGCCGGGCTTCGTCTGGATCGCGGGGGTGTATATCGTGATCGCGGTCTACGCGATCTATCTGCGCCAGGCGCTGCAGATCCGCTGGCGCCGCTGGACGACGGAAAGCCTGCTCACCGCCTGGCTGACCGACCGCGCCTATTACCGCCTCTCCCTCACCGGCCCCTTCCAGGCGCAATGGGGGGCGGACAACCCGGACCAGCGGCTTTCGGAAGATGCCAAGCTCTTTGTGGATGAGACGCTGACGCTGGGCCTTGGCCTGATGCGCAGCGTGGTGACGCTGTTTTCCTTCCTGCTGGTGCTCTGGGCGCTTTCGGGGCCGGCCACCATCCTGGGCATCACCATTCCGGGCTACATGGTCTGGGTCGCCATTCTCTATGCCACGCTCGGCACCTGGCTCGCGCATCTGATCGGCCGGCGGCTGACGCGGCTGAACTTCAATCAGCAGAAGGTGGAGGCGGATTTCCGCTACGCACTGGTCCGCTTCCGCGACAGCACCGAGGGCGTGGCCCTGCATCGCGGCGAGGCGGAGGAGCGCCACACCCTGGTGGCCCGCTTCCGCGCGCTGATGGAAAACTGGTGGGCGCTGATGGTGGCGACCAAGCGATTGACCTTCTTCACCGCCGGCTATTCCCAGGTGGCCTCGGTATTTCCCTTCGTGGTCGCGGCCCCTGCCTTCTTCGCCGGCCGCATCCCCCTGGGTGGGCTGACCCAGACCGCCCAGGCTTTTGGCGAGGTGCAGGGCGCCCTCTCCTGGATCGTGGACAACTACGCGAACCTGACCGAATGGCGCGCAACGGTGACGCGCCTGATCGGCTTTCGCGACGCGCTGGAGGCAGCGCGCATCGCGGCGCATGAGGGCGATGGCATGCGCGAAGCCACGGGCGAGGCCGGGCGGCTCAGCCTGCGGGGCCTGCATCTGCGCCTGCCCGATGGCCGCGTGCTGCTGAACGAGGCGGCGCTGGAATTGCGCGCGGGTGAGCGCGTCTTGCTCACCGGAGCCTCGGGCAGCGGGAAATCCACCCTGTTCCGCGCGCTGGCCGGCATCTGGCCCTTCGGCACCGGGCAATTGCGCACGCCCCAGGGCGAGACGGCGCTGTTCCTGCCGCAGCGCCCCTATCTGCCGCTCGGCACGCTGCGCCGCGTGCTGTGCTACCCAGCACCGGCCGATGGTTTCAGCGATGCCGACATCATGGCTGCGCTGGCCGATGCGGGCCTCTCGCATCTTGCGCCCAAGCTCGACACCGAGGAGGCATGGTCCCAGCTTCTCTCGGGCGGCGAGCAGCAGCGCGTGGCCCTGGCGCGCGCCCTGCTGCTCAAGCCCGCCTGGCTGTTCCTGGATGAGGCCACGGCCAGCCTGGACCCGGCGGCCGAGCGCGGCCTTTACGAGACACTGGCCGCCCGCCTGCCGGGGGCGATGATCTTCTCCATCGCCCATCGCCCGGCCGTGGCGGAATACCACAGCCGGCACATCACGCTGCGGGATGGTGCCCTGCTGGAGTAG
- the zigA gene encoding zinc metallochaperone GTPase ZigA: MTQRLPVTVLSGFLGAGKTTLLNHVLANREGQRVAVIVNDMSEVNIDAALVGNTGTLSRTEEKLVEMTNGCICCTLREDLMEEVAKLAAEGRFDALLIESTGVSEPMPVAATFDFTTEEGFCLGDVAKLDTMVTVVDARAFLEDYASADTLRARGETAGAEDHRLLVDLLIEQVEFADTIIVNKADLVSAGELGRLAALLATFNPTAEILSTEHGHVPLAKVLNTGRFNMERAQNAAGWQKAMSGEHLPESEEFGVTSFVWRARRPVHPQRFKTLIEGDLPGVVRAKGFFWLATRPGWVGEWQLAGRMGRHQGAGFWWAAIEEQRWPQDADWREMIRGLWVEPGGDRRQEIVFIGIGMNEAALRAQLDATLLTHEEWRAGPRAHARLPDPFPAWQK, from the coding sequence ATGACCCAACGCCTCCCCGTCACCGTGCTTTCGGGCTTCCTCGGCGCCGGCAAGACCACCTTGCTGAACCATGTGCTGGCCAATCGCGAAGGCCAGCGCGTCGCCGTCATCGTGAATGACATGAGCGAGGTGAATATTGACGCGGCCCTGGTGGGCAATACCGGCACCCTGTCGCGCACCGAGGAAAAGCTGGTCGAGATGACCAATGGCTGCATCTGCTGCACCCTGCGCGAGGATCTCATGGAGGAGGTCGCGAAGCTGGCCGCCGAAGGCCGCTTCGATGCGCTGCTGATCGAGAGCACCGGCGTCAGTGAGCCCATGCCCGTCGCCGCCACCTTCGATTTCACGACGGAGGAGGGCTTTTGCCTGGGCGACGTGGCGAAGCTCGACACCATGGTGACCGTGGTCGACGCCCGGGCCTTCCTGGAGGATTACGCCAGCGCCGACACGCTGCGCGCCCGCGGCGAAACCGCCGGTGCCGAAGATCACCGCCTGCTGGTGGACCTGCTGATCGAGCAGGTGGAGTTCGCCGATACCATCATCGTCAACAAGGCTGATCTTGTCTCGGCCGGGGAATTGGGACGGCTGGCCGCCTTGCTGGCCACTTTCAATCCCACGGCGGAGATTCTCTCGACCGAACACGGCCACGTGCCGCTGGCCAAGGTGCTGAACACCGGCCGCTTCAATATGGAGCGAGCGCAGAATGCCGCTGGCTGGCAGAAGGCGATGTCGGGCGAGCATCTGCCGGAAAGCGAGGAATTCGGCGTCACCAGCTTTGTATGGCGCGCGCGCCGGCCGGTGCATCCGCAACGCTTCAAGACATTGATTGAGGGCGATCTGCCAGGCGTGGTGCGCGCCAAGGGCTTCTTCTGGCTGGCGACGCGGCCTGGCTGGGTGGGTGAATGGCAACTGGCCGGCCGCATGGGCCGCCACCAGGGCGCTGGCTTCTGGTGGGCCGCGATCGAGGAACAGCGTTGGCCGCAGGATGCAGACTGGCGCGAGATGATCCGCGGCCTCTGGGTCGAGCCCGGCGGGGATCGGCGGCAGGAAATCGTCTTCATCGGGATCGGCATGAATGAGGCGGCGCTGCGGGCGCAGCTGGACGCCACGCTGCTGACCCATGAGGAATGGCGCGCCGGCCCCCGCGCCCATGCCCGCCTGCCCGACCCCTTCCCGGCCTGGCAGAAATAG
- a CDS encoding NAD(P)-binding protein yields MHPIAILGAGLAGLSAAQALIAGGREVRLFDKGRAAGGRLATRRIEHAGESHRFDHGAQYLRAERPGFAQLLEAAGTLPWPDPKRRVAAPGMSALGRHMAQGLELQTGRHVAALQAGADGWMVAHLDAALVRPGRPLPAVEPTLDGPFSAVLVTFPAEQAMALLPPHMSQPLAAIQYAPCWTVMAAFPQRLDLPDTLRYHGPIGWAARDSAKPGRDATQANWVIQADPDFSREHLEAAPEAVIAALLAALPAAAPLFAVAHRWRFSLLEVALGQACLWDGALGLGYASDGCLAGRAESAWESGQALAQRVLGA; encoded by the coding sequence ATGCATCCCATCGCCATCCTCGGCGCCGGCCTCGCCGGGCTTTCCGCCGCCCAAGCCCTGATCGCCGGGGGCCGCGAGGTCCGGCTCTTTGACAAGGGCCGCGCCGCCGGCGGGCGCCTGGCCACGCGCCGCATCGAGCATGCCGGCGAAAGCCATCGCTTCGATCACGGCGCGCAATATCTGCGGGCCGAGCGGCCAGGCTTCGCGCAGCTGCTCGAAGCCGCGGGCACCCTGCCCTGGCCCGACCCCAAGCGCCGCGTGGCCGCCCCCGGCATGTCGGCTCTTGGCCGGCATATGGCGCAGGGGCTGGAATTGCAGACCGGGCGCCATGTGGCGGCGCTGCAGGCCGGCGCCGATGGCTGGATGGTCGCGCATCTCGATGCGGCGCTGGTCCGCCCGGGCCGGCCCTTGCCCGCCGTGGAACCCACGCTGGATGGCCCGTTCTCCGCCGTGCTGGTCACCTTCCCGGCCGAGCAGGCGATGGCCCTGCTGCCGCCACACATGTCCCAGCCCCTGGCCGCGATCCAGTACGCCCCCTGCTGGACGGTGATGGCCGCCTTCCCGCAACGCCTCGATCTGCCCGACACGCTGCGCTACCACGGCCCCATCGGCTGGGCCGCGCGGGACAGCGCCAAGCCAGGCCGTGATGCCACCCAGGCGAATTGGGTGATCCAGGCCGATCCGGATTTCAGCCGCGAGCACCTGGAAGCAGCCCCCGAAGCCGTCATCGCCGCACTTCTGGCCGCCCTTCCGGCCGCCGCGCCGCTCTTTGCCGTGGCGCATCGCTGGCGCTTCTCGCTGCTGGAGGTGGCGTTGGGCCAGGCCTGCCTGTGGGACGGCGCGCTCGGCCTCGGCTATGCCTCGGATGGCTGCCTCGCCGGTCGCGCCGAATCCGCCTGGGAGAGTGGCCAGGCCCTGGCGCAGAGGGTGCTCGGCGCATGA
- a CDS encoding pyridoxamine 5'-phosphate oxidase family protein — protein MSHPRPRPGHADDLMELRAAAFELLARGVADRRSPVHTPTLASIGLDGTPRARTLVLRGFDAAARTLRLHSDQRGEKFAELARDPRFALHAYDPAAQVQLRLQGVASLHTDDAVAEAAWQASQPFSRICYSIEPAPGTPIAAPMPAPQDEVVGRQHFGVILLRMHSLEWLWLAAEGHRRARLDWPDGEERATWLVP, from the coding sequence ATGAGCCATCCGCGTCCCCGTCCCGGCCATGCCGATGACCTCATGGAGCTGCGCGCTGCGGCCTTCGAGCTGCTCGCGCGCGGTGTCGCGGATCGGCGCAGCCCCGTGCACACCCCCACCCTGGCCAGCATCGGCCTGGATGGCACGCCGCGCGCGCGCACCCTGGTGCTGCGCGGCTTTGACGCCGCCGCGCGGACACTGCGCCTGCACAGCGACCAAAGGGGCGAGAAATTCGCCGAACTGGCGCGTGATCCGCGCTTCGCCCTGCATGCCTATGATCCGGCGGCCCAGGTGCAATTGCGCCTGCAGGGCGTGGCCTCCCTGCACACGGATGATGCCGTGGCCGAGGCCGCCTGGCAGGCCAGCCAGCCCTTCAGCCGCATCTGCTATTCCATCGAGCCAGCGCCGGGCACGCCCATCGCAGCCCCCATGCCGGCGCCGCAGGATGAGGTGGTGGGCCGGCAGCATTTCGGCGTGATCCTGCTGCGGATGCACAGCCTTGAATGGCTCTGGCTGGCGGCGGAAGGGCATCGGCGGGCGCGATTGGACTGGCCCGACGGCGAAGAACGCGCCACATGGCTGGTCCCATGA
- a CDS encoding DUF1826 domain-containing protein, with product MPLLCEAYGPEAAHATTPPRAVIGTPETVLLTALSPDVALALWLREEPAGFAKPLKPLRQAGPFRATAEGTPDEALDSLCEQLPAGAPMALLSDMLRLSHMFAALLRSQHVRLRLDGITGDACRKFHVDSVGFRLLVTYAGPGTQWSMGDPDGGAQIEDVPRCAVALFRGRKRAGATTLHRSPPLSHLPEGQRSRLVFCIDEPGCC from the coding sequence ATGCCTCTCCTCTGCGAAGCCTACGGCCCCGAAGCCGCCCACGCGACCACACCGCCCCGCGCCGTGATCGGCACGCCGGAAACGGTCTTGCTGACGGCACTCAGCCCCGATGTCGCCCTCGCTCTTTGGCTGCGTGAGGAGCCTGCCGGCTTTGCCAAGCCCCTCAAGCCCCTGCGCCAGGCGGGCCCGTTTCGCGCCACAGCCGAGGGCACGCCGGACGAAGCGCTCGATTCCCTCTGCGAGCAATTGCCCGCCGGCGCGCCGATGGCGCTGCTCTCAGACATGTTGCGCCTGTCCCACATGTTCGCGGCCTTGCTGCGAAGCCAGCATGTGCGGCTGCGCCTGGATGGCATCACAGGCGATGCCTGCCGCAAATTCCACGTGGATTCCGTGGGCTTCCGCCTGCTGGTCACCTATGCCGGCCCGGGCACCCAATGGAGCATGGGCGACCCTGACGGCGGCGCCCAGATCGAGGACGTCCCGCGCTGCGCCGTGGCGCTGTTTCGCGGCCGCAAGCGCGCAGGCGCCACTACGCTGCACCGCTCCCCTCCCCTCTCCCATCTGCCGGAGGGCCAGCGCTCGCGCCTGGTCTTCTGCATTGACGAACCAGGCTGCTGCTGA
- a CDS encoding septum formation initiator family protein — MLKLLAPPVILASIAAFFVWHASHGDRGLIAREHRLAEIAAAKSDRDRATAEREAAERRVNAMRGDRLDRDQLEERARAMLNLTTREEIVIPYPPGQRLF, encoded by the coding sequence ATGTTGAAGCTGTTGGCGCCGCCGGTGATCCTGGCGAGCATCGCGGCCTTCTTCGTCTGGCACGCCTCCCATGGCGACCGTGGCCTGATCGCGCGTGAGCATCGCCTGGCCGAAATCGCCGCCGCCAAATCGGACCGGGACCGCGCCACCGCCGAGCGCGAGGCGGCCGAACGGCGCGTCAACGCCATGCGCGGAGATCGGCTTGACCGGGACCAGTTGGAAGAGCGCGCCAGGGCCATGCTGAATCTGACCACGCGGGAGGAGATTGTGATCCCCTACCCACCGGGCCAGCGGCTTTTCTGA
- a CDS encoding glycosyltransferase, with translation MRRQSICLLTLDFVGPIRNGGIGTAFLALAETLVAAGHDVTVLYPSSYTETEPVTRWRTHYATRGVEFVSLFLEGSEAALSLGAYQWLKTRRFDVIHFHEMRGIGYWTTVAKRCGLGFGDTTLVCHVHSPTLWHFAHSAQFLTHSGELETDWMEQRSAEGADFVTAPSRYILDVAAGMGWRLPGQTTVMPNLLPTRFTDRTPRQAPPSGPMEELVFFGRLEERKGLGLFCEAITRLIRAGQAPARVTFLGKVGHMAGVHALAWLAGAAQHWPMPWSVVNDADPHQARDYLAGPGRLAVIASRMENAPYVVLECLAAGLPFLAPDVGGIGELVAAEDRARLLYPRHAAALAEALAQALRDGVAPGRAAISPEATARLWLDWHAALPPPAAPAVHTAQPLVSVCMAAFNRHEPLAHAIASLERQDYPRLELILVDDASTDPAARRFHDALRPRFAARGWTLLRNPVNSWQGITRHRAVEAAQGEFLLFMDDDNAAWPDEVSTFVHAAQHSGADILTCQMQAFRGAGPPPRHRSTRPIGWIPLGACPALGVFRNGFGDANMFMRRTAWDRMGGFTLDRAYFEDWEFLQAASLAGLHLECLPEILFSYRIWEGAQTAAHDPDFLYRSYARAMRPAVAALPEALRPALRLAIEKELAGQQARHEAYWAHAPHVTADQAAIGRHPPNSAEAMLAAAAHALNQRQPGAARLLAAQALRIAPGHPDALRLMARISETAP, from the coding sequence ATGCGGCGGCAGAGCATCTGTCTGCTCACGCTGGATTTCGTCGGGCCGATCCGCAATGGCGGCATCGGCACGGCCTTCCTGGCCCTGGCGGAGACGCTCGTCGCCGCCGGGCATGACGTCACGGTCCTCTACCCTTCCTCCTATACCGAGACCGAGCCGGTGACGCGCTGGCGCACGCACTACGCCACGCGCGGCGTGGAGTTCGTCTCGCTTTTCCTGGAGGGCAGCGAGGCGGCGCTCTCCCTCGGTGCCTATCAGTGGCTGAAGACCCGCCGCTTCGACGTGATCCATTTCCACGAGATGCGCGGCATCGGCTACTGGACCACCGTCGCCAAGCGCTGCGGCCTGGGCTTCGGCGACACCACCCTGGTTTGCCACGTGCATAGCCCGACGCTGTGGCACTTCGCCCATTCCGCGCAATTCCTGACGCATAGCGGGGAGCTTGAAACCGACTGGATGGAGCAGCGCAGCGCCGAAGGGGCGGATTTCGTCACGGCCCCCTCGCGCTACATCCTGGACGTGGCGGCCGGGATGGGCTGGCGCCTGCCCGGCCAGACCACCGTCATGCCCAACCTGCTGCCCACGCGCTTCACCGATCGCACGCCGCGGCAGGCGCCACCTTCCGGCCCGATGGAGGAGCTGGTGTTCTTCGGCCGGCTGGAGGAGCGCAAGGGCCTGGGGCTGTTCTGCGAGGCGATCACGCGGCTGATCCGCGCGGGCCAGGCCCCGGCCCGGGTCACCTTCCTCGGCAAGGTCGGGCATATGGCCGGGGTGCATGCACTGGCCTGGCTGGCCGGCGCCGCGCAGCACTGGCCGATGCCCTGGAGTGTCGTGAACGACGCTGATCCGCATCAGGCGCGGGACTACCTGGCCGGACCCGGGCGCCTCGCCGTCATCGCCTCGCGCATGGAAAACGCGCCTTATGTGGTGCTGGAATGCCTGGCCGCCGGGCTGCCCTTCCTGGCGCCCGATGTCGGCGGAATCGGCGAATTGGTGGCGGCGGAGGATCGGGCCCGGCTGCTCTATCCGCGCCACGCGGCAGCCCTGGCGGAAGCCCTGGCCCAGGCGCTGCGGGACGGGGTGGCACCGGGCCGCGCCGCCATCTCCCCCGAGGCGACGGCCCGGCTTTGGCTGGATTGGCATGCGGCGCTGCCACCACCGGCCGCACCCGCGGTGCACACCGCGCAGCCTCTGGTTTCGGTCTGCATGGCCGCCTTCAACCGGCATGAGCCCTTGGCCCACGCCATCGCCTCCCTCGAACGGCAGGATTATCCGCGCCTCGAACTGATCCTGGTGGATGATGCCAGCACCGATCCGGCGGCGCGGCGTTTCCATGACGCGCTGCGCCCGCGCTTCGCCGCGCGTGGCTGGACGCTGCTGCGCAATCCCGTGAATTCCTGGCAGGGCATCACCCGCCACCGTGCGGTGGAGGCGGCGCAGGGCGAGTTCCTGCTCTTCATGGATGACGACAACGCGGCCTGGCCCGATGAGGTCTCCACTTTCGTGCATGCCGCCCAGCATTCGGGCGCCGATATCCTGACCTGCCAGATGCAGGCCTTCCGGGGGGCCGGCCCGCCGCCACGCCACCGCAGCACCCGCCCCATCGGCTGGATTCCGCTGGGCGCCTGCCCGGCGCTGGGCGTGTTTCGCAATGGCTTTGGCGACGCCAACATGTTCATGCGCCGCACCGCCTGGGACCGCATGGGCGGCTTCACCCTCGACCGCGCCTATTTCGAGGATTGGGAGTTTCTCCAGGCCGCCTCCCTTGCGGGGCTGCACCTCGAATGCCTGCCGGAAATCCTGTTCTCCTATCGCATCTGGGAGGGCGCGCAGACCGCGGCGCATGATCCGGATTTCCTGTATCGCAGCTATGCCCGCGCCATGCGCCCCGCCGTCGCGGCCTTGCCCGAGGCGTTGCGCCCGGCCTTGCGCCTCGCGATCGAGAAGGAGTTGGCGGGGCAACAGGCGCGGCACGAAGCCTATTGGGCGCATGCGCCGCATGTGACCGCGGACCAGGCCGCCATCGGGCGCCACCCGCCCAACAGTGCCGAAGCCATGCTGGCCGCAGCCGCCCATGCCCTCAACCAGCGCCAGCCCGGTGCGGCACGGCTCCTTGCGGCCCAGGCGCTCCGGATCGCGCCTGGCCACCCTGACGCCCTGCGCCTGATGGCCCGGATTTCGGAGACCGCCCCATGA